A single window of Salvia splendens isolate huo1 chromosome 8, SspV2, whole genome shotgun sequence DNA harbors:
- the LOC121744570 gene encoding inositol polyphosphate multikinase alpha-like, with translation MLKVPDHQVAGHRARDGRLGPLVDDAGRFYKPLQGDERGDNEVSFYTSFSSNAKISDRIKSFFPEFYGTQLVEASDGSGMQRHLVLQDLTFGRVHPSIMDIKIGSRTWHPQAPEDYVNRCLKKDRGTSSLLLGFRVSGARIFKSTELGYWEPENRLSIQTLSADEVKLLLRTFVSSNTSEESHTKPDCAFASTVYGGSNGILSQLLELKAWFEDQTIYHFYSSSVLMMFEKELASSGKCPRAEIKLVDFAHVHKGKGVIDHNFLGGLCSFIKFISEILTTPDDSSADSLVEDAQRNHIHSENGSV, from the coding sequence AAAGTCCCAGATCATCAGGTTGCAGGACACAGAGCTCGTGATGGACGGCTCGGACCACTTGTTGACGATGCAGGGCGTTTCTACAAGCCTCTTCAGGGTGATGAGCGTGGAGATAACGAGGTCTCTTTCTATACGTCATTCTCTTCAAACGCTAAAATTTCTGACCGTATCAAAAGCTTCTTCCCCGAGTTTTATGGTACTCAGCTCGTGGAAGCATCTGATGGATCGGGTATGCAACGTCATCTAGTTCTACAGGATCTCACTTTCGGCCGTGTGCATCCATCTATAATGGACATCAAAATTGGTTCAAGGACTTGGCATCCACAAGCTCCAGAGGACTACGTCAACAGGTGTTTGAAGAAGGATAGGGGAACTTCCAGCCTTCTGCTAGGATTTAGAGTGTCGGGCGCACGAATCTTTAAAAGCACGGAATTAGGATACTGGGAACCGGAGAACAGATTGTCGATTCAGACTCTTTCAGCTGATGAAGTTAAGTTGCTTCTGAGAACCTTTGTTTCTTCTAACACATCAGAAGAGTCACATACGAAACCAGATTGTGCGTTTGCTTCAACTGTTTATGGTGGCTCGAATGGTATTTTGTCACAGTTACTGGAATTGAAGGCATGGTTTGAGGATCAAACCATCTATCATTTCTATTCTTCCTCAGTTCTTATGATGTTTGAAAAGGAGCTTGCATCGAGTGGGAAGTGCCCCCGAGCAGAAATCAAGCTTGTGGATTTCGCCCACGTTCATAAAGGCAAGGGTGTTATTGATCATAACTTCCTCGGTGGGCTTTGCTCTTTTATAAAATTCATCTCTGAGATCCTCACAACTCCAGACGACTCTTCTGCTGATTCCTTAGTAGAAGATGCTCAAAGAAACCACATCCATTCTGAAAATGGTTCAGTTTGA